Proteins encoded in a region of the Campylobacter sp. MIT 99-7217 genome:
- a CDS encoding capsular polysaccharide biosynthesis protein → MLHFSSSKKLIKSVKDFITIKPYPKSYDFLKPPLKEAIFYGWGRKKSGQKAIELAQKYGAKFMLLEDGFIRSLALGVENSPSFSLVFDELGIYYDANKASKLEELLNHYDFSKNLNLLQEAKTAIKLIKKYQISKYNTNQSVPKDFFKKDEKRILIITQTANDASLKYGLAQNFDTENIIKDAINENKEATIYIKIHPDVLSGKKKSDFNVQNLPQNCILITQNFNPIDLLSYFEKVYTKTSGMGFEALIMGVKCVCYGLPFYAGWGLSEDKLTCQRRTRKLSLEELFAGAYILYPRYFNPYLKQNSNIIDTIKTLAKYKKIEQANSHRLFFLGFSLWKRWFMKPFFKAKNNQIIFLSSLQNLQKLNIKSEDKIFIWGNKFTKKMILEKIAIKKEQIYHVEDGFIRSVSLGSDLTRPYSLVVDNKGLYIDPSEESELENILQNYEFDENLLERAKKAKENIIKHKFSKYNNLSHTQIKPKNDPAQKVILIPAQVEDDASMILGGMGFSTLDLIKEVRLNNPKAYIIFKPHPDVLSGNRIGLKDEKIILKYCDEVIKNTSIDSALNLCDEVHTITSTTGFEALLRNKKVFTYGLPFYAGWGLSKDRLICQRRTRKLSLDELIAGTLLLYPRYIDVKTKNLCEFEVCFDTMLNLQKDYFSKRHIRFMIDTKTFALRKIRRMFEFGVKNLKK, encoded by the coding sequence ATGCTTCATTTTTCAAGCTCTAAAAAACTCATCAAAAGTGTTAAAGATTTCATCACGATCAAGCCTTATCCAAAGAGTTATGATTTTTTAAAGCCTCCGCTTAAAGAGGCTATTTTTTATGGTTGGGGACGCAAAAAATCAGGACAAAAAGCCATAGAACTTGCGCAAAAATACGGGGCTAAATTTATGCTTTTAGAAGATGGTTTTATACGCTCTTTAGCACTTGGAGTAGAAAATTCTCCAAGCTTTAGCTTGGTTTTTGATGAGCTTGGAATTTACTATGATGCAAACAAGGCTTCAAAACTTGAAGAACTTTTAAATCACTATGATTTTAGCAAAAATTTAAATTTACTCCAAGAAGCCAAAACTGCCATAAAACTAATAAAAAAATATCAAATTTCTAAATACAACACAAATCAAAGCGTTCCTAAAGATTTTTTCAAAAAAGATGAAAAACGCATTCTTATCATCACTCAAACCGCTAATGATGCTTCTTTAAAATACGGCTTAGCACAAAATTTTGACACAGAAAATATCATCAAAGACGCAATAAATGAAAACAAAGAAGCAACAATTTATATCAAAATCCACCCTGATGTTTTAAGTGGCAAGAAAAAAAGCGATTTTAATGTCCAAAATTTACCGCAAAATTGCATACTCATCACTCAAAATTTCAATCCCATAGACTTGCTTTCTTATTTTGAAAAAGTTTATACTAAAACTTCTGGTATGGGCTTTGAAGCCTTGATCATGGGAGTGAAATGCGTTTGTTATGGTCTGCCCTTTTATGCTGGCTGGGGTTTGAGCGAAGATAAGCTTACATGTCAAAGAAGGACAAGAAAGCTAAGCTTGGAAGAACTTTTTGCAGGAGCATATATCCTTTATCCAAGGTATTTTAACCCCTACCTAAAACAAAACTCAAATATCATTGATACCATAAAAACACTCGCTAAGTATAAAAAAATAGAACAAGCTAATTCTCATCGCTTGTTTTTTCTTGGGTTTTCACTTTGGAAAAGATGGTTTATGAAGCCCTTTTTCAAGGCAAAAAATAACCAAATCATTTTTTTATCCTCACTTCAAAATTTGCAAAAATTAAATATCAAAAGCGAGGATAAAATTTTCATCTGGGGCAATAAATTTACAAAAAAGATGATTTTAGAAAAAATTGCTATCAAAAAAGAACAAATTTATCATGTTGAAGATGGCTTCATTCGCTCTGTTTCTTTAGGCTCTGATCTTACTCGTCCTTATTCTTTGGTCGTGGATAATAAAGGGCTTTATATTGATCCTAGTGAAGAAAGTGAGCTTGAAAATATCTTGCAAAATTACGAATTTGATGAAAACTTGCTTGAAAGAGCAAAAAAGGCTAAAGAAAATATCATCAAACATAAATTTTCTAAATACAACAATCTTTCACACACACAAATCAAGCCTAAAAATGACCCTGCTCAAAAAGTGATACTCATACCTGCTCAAGTTGAAGATGATGCCTCTATGATCCTAGGTGGCATGGGCTTTAGCACCCTTGATCTCATCAAAGAAGTTCGTCTTAACAATCCTAAAGCCTATATCATTTTTAAACCTCACCCTGATGTTTTAAGTGGCAACAGAATAGGCTTAAAAGATGAAAAGATTATCTTAAAATACTGCGATGAGGTGATAAAAAATACAAGCATTGATAGTGCTTTAAATCTATGTGATGAGGTGCATACTATCACTTCTACTACAGGTTTTGAAGCTCTTTTAAGAAATAAAAAAGTTTTTACCTATGGTCTGCCCTTTTATGCTGGCTGGGGTTTAAGCAAAGATAGGCTTATATGTCAAAGAAGGACAAGAAAATTAAGTCTTGATGAACTTATAGCAGGTACTCTTTTACTTTATCCAAGATATATTGATGTAAAAACGAAAAATTTATGTGAATTTGAAGTTTGTTTTGATACAATGTTAAATTTACAAAAAGATTATTTTTCAAAAAGGCATATTAGGTTTATGATCGATACTAAAACTTTTGCATTGCGAAAGATAAGAAGAATGTTTGAATTTGGTGTGAAGAATTTAAAAAAATGA
- a CDS encoding transcriptional regulator has translation MDENQKEQFIKLTHFLGEVLGKQYEVVFHVISKKGAYIAAIANNHISKRTLNSPLSAFASELIQNKAYLKEDFLCDYKALIGKNKLVRGSTFFIKNADKLVGILCINHDTSLMRDLVCKIIDIEKIGDVGEFLTQGSSSQSIETLSGSIEEILAQSVDMSYLDSPYQLSPTQKEELAKSLYEKGIFNIKGAVPIVANFLKISEPSVYRYLKKFKK, from the coding sequence ATGGACGAAAATCAAAAAGAACAATTCATCAAACTCACGCATTTTTTAGGAGAGGTCTTAGGAAAACAATACGAGGTTGTTTTTCATGTCATCTCAAAAAAAGGAGCTTACATAGCAGCTATCGCAAACAATCATATCAGCAAACGCACGCTTAATTCTCCTCTTAGTGCTTTTGCAAGCGAGTTGATACAAAATAAGGCGTATTTAAAAGAAGATTTTTTATGTGATTATAAAGCCTTGATCGGCAAAAATAAACTCGTCAGGGGTTCAACTTTTTTTATCAAAAATGCGGATAAGCTTGTAGGAATTTTATGTATAAACCATGATACAAGCTTGATGAGGGATTTGGTTTGTAAGATCATAGATATAGAAAAGATAGGAGATGTGGGCGAGTTTTTAACTCAAGGCTCAAGCTCGCAAAGCATTGAAACCCTAAGTGGCTCTATAGAAGAAATTTTAGCTCAAAGTGTGGATATGAGTTATCTAGACTCTCCTTATCAGCTAAGCCCCACTCAAAAAGAAGAACTTGCCAAAAGCCTTTATGAGAAGGGAATTTTTAATATCAAAGGAGCTGTTCCCATAGTGGCAAATTTTTTGAAAATTTCAGAACCTAGTGTTTATAGGTATTTGAAAAAATTTAAGAAATGA
- a CDS encoding Rid family detoxifying hydrolase — protein sequence MLSYPKAIGPYSAYKEANGFVFASGQLPINPSSSQIEAMDIKTQTKQALRNVGAILEENGLSFKNVVKTTCFLADINDFAAFNEVYAEFFEAPYPTRSAFAVKDLPKGAKIEIEIIAFKG from the coding sequence ATGTTAAGTTACCCTAAGGCTATAGGTCCTTACTCAGCTTACAAAGAAGCAAATGGCTTTGTTTTTGCTTCAGGACAGCTACCTATCAATCCAAGCTCAAGCCAAATAGAGGCTATGGATATAAAAACTCAAACCAAGCAGGCTTTGAGAAATGTCGGTGCTATTTTAGAAGAAAATGGCTTAAGCTTTAAAAATGTCGTAAAAACGACTTGTTTTTTAGCAGATATAAATGATTTTGCTGCGTTTAATGAGGTTTATGCTGAATTTTTTGAAGCACCTTATCCTACAAGAAGTGCTTTTGCGGTCAAGGACTTGCCTAAGGGTGCTAAGATAGAGATAGAAATCATCGCCTTTAAAGGATAA
- the dcuC gene encoding C4-dicarboxylate transporter DcuC — translation MLGLSFALISVVLLVFMLYKKINAHMALLLSGLFLLSVAGIFHYFDVSGFHAITEKKSLNFGFFDIFQVVNTTMSSTLAGLGLTLMCIAGFSAYMDHVGASYALFKVFEKPLKSVKSPLLLLIVAYFIVQFLVLFIPSHAGLALLLMVTMYPILVRTGVSKLSALSVIAICQYIDHGPGSGNVIMASNVANIDPAEYFVSYQLPTTLPIILAVAVAIYFSNRYFDKKEGFKFNAEAVEAELVENSNKEKELKKPPLIYAILPIIPLVLILGFSSVLDSILVLCGLTTAEAVKEGASTAIKMNVPVAMIISTFIAIAFEMIRYKSVVETLNSIMIFFKGMGHLFVITVSLIVCGQVFASGLLSVGFVDTLLELAKGAGFGVMAIIIAVSILLAVCAFLMGSGNAAFFSFAPLIPNIAKSFGIETITMIAPIQIMTGFGRCVSPIAPAILAISAMTKVSPFQVVKRTAIPMLTAAVVNIIMTYIYL, via the coding sequence ATGCTAGGTTTATCTTTTGCACTAATTAGCGTTGTTTTGCTCGTTTTTATGCTTTACAAAAAAATCAATGCTCACATGGCTTTGCTTTTAAGTGGTCTTTTCTTGCTTAGTGTGGCTGGAATTTTTCATTATTTTGATGTGAGTGGTTTTCATGCTATCACTGAGAAAAAGTCCCTAAATTTTGGCTTTTTTGATATTTTCCAAGTGGTCAATACCACTATGTCAAGCACTTTGGCTGGGCTTGGGCTTACTTTGATGTGTATAGCAGGATTTTCAGCTTATATGGATCATGTGGGTGCAAGTTATGCTTTGTTTAAGGTTTTTGAAAAGCCTTTAAAATCAGTTAAATCCCCTTTGCTTTTGCTTATAGTGGCGTATTTTATCGTGCAGTTTTTGGTGCTTTTTATCCCATCTCATGCTGGGCTTGCACTTTTGCTTATGGTAACAATGTATCCTATCTTGGTTCGCACAGGCGTTTCTAAGCTTTCGGCCTTGAGTGTGATTGCGATTTGTCAGTATATTGATCATGGTCCTGGTTCTGGTAATGTGATCATGGCTTCAAATGTTGCAAATATCGATCCAGCCGAGTATTTTGTAAGCTATCAATTACCAACCACCTTACCTATCATCTTAGCTGTGGCTGTGGCGATTTATTTTTCAAATCGTTATTTTGATAAAAAAGAGGGTTTTAAATTTAACGCAGAGGCTGTTGAAGCCGAACTTGTAGAAAATTCAAATAAAGAAAAAGAGCTTAAAAAACCACCTTTGATTTATGCGATATTGCCTATCATTCCTTTGGTTTTGATACTTGGTTTTAGCTCAGTGCTTGATAGTATCTTGGTTTTATGTGGTCTTACCACAGCTGAAGCTGTAAAAGAAGGAGCTAGCACAGCTATTAAAATGAATGTGCCTGTTGCTATGATCATTTCAACTTTTATTGCCATTGCTTTTGAGATGATTCGTTATAAAAGCGTGGTTGAAACCTTAAATTCAATCATGATTTTCTTTAAGGGAATGGGACATTTATTTGTTATCACAGTTTCGCTTATCGTTTGTGGTCAAGTATTTGCAAGCGGACTTTTGTCAGTTGGCTTTGTGGATACCTTGCTTGAGCTTGCTAAGGGAGCTGGATTTGGCGTTATGGCTATTATCATCGCTGTTTCTATCTTGCTTGCTGTTTGTGCTTTTTTAATGGGTTCAGGAAATGCAGCCTTTTTTAGCTTTGCCCCACTTATCCCAAACATAGCAAAATCTTTTGGTATAGAAACGATCACAATGATAGCACCTATTCAAATCATGACAGGTTTTGGGCGTTGCGTTAGTCCTATAGCTCCTGCTATTTTAGCAATTTCAGCGATGACTAAGGTTAGTCCATTTCAGGTTGTAAAAAGAACAGCAATTCCTATGCTAACAGCAGCTGTTGTTAATATCATCATGACTTACATTTATTTATAA